From a single Miscanthus floridulus cultivar M001 chromosome 8, ASM1932011v1, whole genome shotgun sequence genomic region:
- the LOC136469678 gene encoding uncharacterized protein, with the protein MHKTISLLTWNVRGLGQDDKCDDVLMELITASATIVGLQETKLSSLTPSKARSFLPARLSSYISKDEVGAAGGIVLAWDPSIFYLCSSSHSPFSISTVLSFKVDGNSFTCTYVYAPTVHTDKPAFLANLALLPPAGDHPWAVFDDFNLTYFPDEKNTDAFHADEATSFNASIHALALLEIPLLERLFTWSSRRE; encoded by the coding sequence ACTTGGAACGTTCGTGGCCTCGGCCAGGATGACAAATGTGATGATGTCCTTATGGAGCTCATTACCGCCTCCGCCACCATTGTTGGCCTACAGGAGACCAAGCTTTCCTCACTCACTCCTTCTAAGGCCCGCTCCTTTCTCCCTGCTCGCCTCTCATCCTACATCTCCAAGGATGAAGTTGGTGCGGCCGGTGGCATTGTACTTGCCTGGGACCCCTCTATTTTTTATCTATGCAGCTCCTCCCATAGCCCCTTCTCTATTTCTACTGTTCTCTCCTTCAAAGTGGATGGCAACTCTTTCACTTGTACCTATGTGTATGCCCCTACTGTCCACACTGACAAACCAGCGTTCCTAGCTAACCTCGCCCTCCTCCCCCCTGCTGGCGATCACCCATGGGCTGTCTTCGATGATTTCAACCTCACCTATTTCCCAGATGAAAAAAATACAGATGCTTTCCATGCTGATGAGGCCACCAGTTTCAATGCCTCCATTCATGCACTCGCGCTGCTCGAGATCCCCCTTCTCGAGAGGCTGTTCACCTGGTCCAGCCGCCGCGAGTGA